The Episyrphus balteatus chromosome 4, idEpiBalt1.1, whole genome shotgun sequence genome includes a window with the following:
- the LOC129919607 gene encoding uncharacterized protein LOC129919607 isoform X2: MSATFNGTNGIQTNISQLETLPNKIFLVPNWLEEKLFANIVKNDYGEASKITNFTVTPATKPGENSSSVMFRVTIDVDLMDGCTKTISFILKTNHNDDSMLSLLENLMLFPKEQEMYGSIIPKFESLFEEAGKCVSFAPRSYKFSQNLSLEYVLLEDISRKNFRTANRLVGLDMTHMKHALTKLAEFHAVSACLHERNGSYGEQFMYSIFTEKYRSILTTLNSSAMFLNHLKKWKNCSQYAEMLADSDNCLVDRIIQAAKFNPSEFNVLNHGDFWSNNIMFQYDAFGKIKETCFIDFQLCKYGSPAYDLYYLILTSAQMNIKLSQFDYMIKYYHDNLIANLMRLEYHRPLPKLRNLHMALLKNGLSAYLIVSQILPAVMFDLGSISNIDREDEFKLKSAMYSNFTYVKAMQEIMPWLDNRGLLDLC; this comes from the exons ATGTCTGCAACATTTAACGGAACTAATGGCATACAAACCAACATCTCCCAATTGGAAACTTTacccaataaaatttttctagttCCCAATTGGTTGGAGGAAAAGCTGTTTGCTAATATTGTCAAAAACGACTATGGAGAGGCTTCGAAAATTACTAACTTCACTGTCACGCCTGCAACAAAACCTGGAGAAAATTCTTCATCAGTAATGTTTCGAGTGACGATTGATGTGGATTTGATGG ATGGCTGTACCAAGACTATATCATTTATCCTGAAAACAAATCACAATGACGATAGTATGTTATCTCTTCTTGAAAACTTGATGCTTTTTCCCAAAGAACAAGAAATGTACGGATCAATAATTCCAAAATTTGAATCTCTGTTCGAGGAGGCTGGAAAATGTGTCAGTTTTGCACCAAGAAGCTATAAGTTCTCCCAGAATCTTTCATTGGAATACGTTCTTCTGGAAGATATTAGCAGGAAGAATTTTCGAACTGCGAATCGACTTGTTGGTCTTGACATGACGCACATGAAGCATGCTCTTACAAAGTTAGCTGAATTTCATGCTGTTTCAGCATGTCTTCACGAACGAAATGGGTCCTATGGCGAACAGTTTATGTATTCCATTTTTACCGAGAAATATCGATCAATTTTGACAACTTTAAATAGTTCAGCAATGTTTTTGAATCAtctaaaaaaatggaagaactGTTCTCAATATGCTGAGATGCTG GCTGATAGTGACAACTGTCTTGTGGATCGTATCATTCAAGCTGCCAAATTCAACCCGAGTGAATTTAATGTTCTAAATCATGGTGATTTCTGGAGCAATAACATCATGTTTCAATATGATGCCTTTGGTAAAATCAAAGAAActtgttttattgattttcaactTTGCAAATATGGTAGTCCAGCTTATGATCTTTATTATTTGATATTGACATCAGCTCAAATGAATATTAAGCTGTCACAATTTGATTATATGATAAAATATTATCATGATAATTTAATTGCCAATTTGATGAGATTGGAGTATCATAGGCCATTGCCGAAATTAAGGAATTTACATATGGCATTGCTGAAAAATGGACTTTCTg cttaTTTGATTGTTTCACAAATTTTACCAGCTGTTATGTTTGATTTGGGATCTATTTCAAATATTGACAGGGAGGATGAATTTAAGCTGAAATCTGCAATGTATAGTAACTTTACCTATGTGAAAGCGATGCAAGAAATAATGCCATGGTTGGATAATCGGGGACTTTTGGATTTATGTTga
- the LOC129919607 gene encoding uncharacterized protein LOC129919607 isoform X1 has product MSATFNGTNGIQTNISQLETLPNKIFLVPNWLEEKLFANIVKNDYGEASKITNFTVTPATKPGENSSSVMFRVTIDVDLMEDGCTKTISFILKTNHNDDSMLSLLENLMLFPKEQEMYGSIIPKFESLFEEAGKCVSFAPRSYKFSQNLSLEYVLLEDISRKNFRTANRLVGLDMTHMKHALTKLAEFHAVSACLHERNGSYGEQFMYSIFTEKYRSILTTLNSSAMFLNHLKKWKNCSQYAEMLADSDNCLVDRIIQAAKFNPSEFNVLNHGDFWSNNIMFQYDAFGKIKETCFIDFQLCKYGSPAYDLYYLILTSAQMNIKLSQFDYMIKYYHDNLIANLMRLEYHRPLPKLRNLHMALLKNGLSAYLIVSQILPAVMFDLGSISNIDREDEFKLKSAMYSNFTYVKAMQEIMPWLDNRGLLDLC; this is encoded by the exons ATGTCTGCAACATTTAACGGAACTAATGGCATACAAACCAACATCTCCCAATTGGAAACTTTacccaataaaatttttctagttCCCAATTGGTTGGAGGAAAAGCTGTTTGCTAATATTGTCAAAAACGACTATGGAGAGGCTTCGAAAATTACTAACTTCACTGTCACGCCTGCAACAAAACCTGGAGAAAATTCTTCATCAGTAATGTTTCGAGTGACGATTGATGTGGATTTGATGG AAGATGGCTGTACCAAGACTATATCATTTATCCTGAAAACAAATCACAATGACGATAGTATGTTATCTCTTCTTGAAAACTTGATGCTTTTTCCCAAAGAACAAGAAATGTACGGATCAATAATTCCAAAATTTGAATCTCTGTTCGAGGAGGCTGGAAAATGTGTCAGTTTTGCACCAAGAAGCTATAAGTTCTCCCAGAATCTTTCATTGGAATACGTTCTTCTGGAAGATATTAGCAGGAAGAATTTTCGAACTGCGAATCGACTTGTTGGTCTTGACATGACGCACATGAAGCATGCTCTTACAAAGTTAGCTGAATTTCATGCTGTTTCAGCATGTCTTCACGAACGAAATGGGTCCTATGGCGAACAGTTTATGTATTCCATTTTTACCGAGAAATATCGATCAATTTTGACAACTTTAAATAGTTCAGCAATGTTTTTGAATCAtctaaaaaaatggaagaactGTTCTCAATATGCTGAGATGCTG GCTGATAGTGACAACTGTCTTGTGGATCGTATCATTCAAGCTGCCAAATTCAACCCGAGTGAATTTAATGTTCTAAATCATGGTGATTTCTGGAGCAATAACATCATGTTTCAATATGATGCCTTTGGTAAAATCAAAGAAActtgttttattgattttcaactTTGCAAATATGGTAGTCCAGCTTATGATCTTTATTATTTGATATTGACATCAGCTCAAATGAATATTAAGCTGTCACAATTTGATTATATGATAAAATATTATCATGATAATTTAATTGCCAATTTGATGAGATTGGAGTATCATAGGCCATTGCCGAAATTAAGGAATTTACATATGGCATTGCTGAAAAATGGACTTTCTg cttaTTTGATTGTTTCACAAATTTTACCAGCTGTTATGTTTGATTTGGGATCTATTTCAAATATTGACAGGGAGGATGAATTTAAGCTGAAATCTGCAATGTATAGTAACTTTACCTATGTGAAAGCGATGCAAGAAATAATGCCATGGTTGGATAATCGGGGACTTTTGGATTTATGTTga